A section of the Streptomyces sp. SCL15-4 genome encodes:
- the frr gene encoding ribosome recycling factor gives MIEETLLEAEEKMEKAVVVAKEDFAAIRTGRAHPAMFNKIVADYYGALTPINQMASFSVPEPRMAVVTPFDKSALRNIEQAIRDSDLGVNPSNDGNIIRVVFPELTEERRREYIKVAKSKAEDSKVSIRSVRRKAKDTIDKAIKDGDIGEDEGRRAEKDLDDLTAKYVAQVDELLKHKETELLEV, from the coding sequence GTGATCGAAGAGACCCTCCTCGAGGCCGAGGAGAAGATGGAGAAGGCCGTCGTGGTCGCCAAGGAGGACTTCGCCGCGATCCGCACCGGCCGTGCGCACCCGGCGATGTTCAACAAGATCGTGGCCGACTACTACGGTGCGCTGACGCCGATCAACCAGATGGCCTCGTTCTCCGTGCCGGAGCCGCGCATGGCGGTCGTGACCCCGTTCGACAAGAGCGCGCTGCGCAACATCGAGCAGGCGATCCGCGACTCCGACCTGGGCGTCAACCCCAGCAACGACGGAAACATCATCCGGGTGGTGTTCCCCGAGCTGACCGAGGAGCGCCGCCGCGAGTACATCAAGGTCGCCAAGAGCAAGGCCGAGGACTCGAAGGTCTCGATCCGTTCCGTGCGCCGCAAGGCCAAGGACACCATCGACAAGGCCATCAAGGACGGCGACATCGGTGAGGACGAGGGCCGCCGTGCGGAGAAGGACCTCGACGACCTGACGGCGAAGTACGTCGCCCAGGTGGACGAGCTTCTGAAGCACAAGGAAACGGAACTGCTCGAAGTCTGA
- the pyrH gene encoding UMP kinase: protein MTTKAQKSDDGKVRGRFLLKLSGEAFSGGGGLGVDPDVVHKIAREIAAVVRDGAQVAVVIGGGNFFRGAELQQRGMDRARSDYMGMLGTVMNCLALQDFLEKEGIQSRVQTAITMGQVAEPYIPLRAVRHLEKGRVVIFGAGMGMPYFSTDTTAAQRALEIDAEALLMGKNGVDGVYDSDPKTNPDAVKFDALGYGEVITRDLKVADATAITLCRDNRLPILVFELLAEGNIARAVKGEKIGTLVGDQDSRD from the coding sequence CTGCTGAAGCTGTCCGGAGAGGCCTTCTCCGGCGGCGGGGGCCTGGGCGTCGACCCGGACGTGGTGCACAAGATCGCCCGTGAGATCGCGGCCGTCGTGCGCGACGGGGCCCAGGTCGCGGTCGTCATCGGCGGCGGCAACTTCTTCCGCGGCGCCGAACTCCAGCAGCGCGGTATGGACCGCGCCCGCTCCGACTACATGGGCATGCTCGGCACCGTGATGAACTGCCTCGCCCTCCAGGACTTCCTGGAGAAGGAGGGCATCCAGTCCCGCGTGCAGACCGCCATCACCATGGGCCAGGTCGCCGAGCCGTACATCCCGCTGCGCGCCGTGCGCCACCTGGAGAAGGGCCGCGTGGTCATCTTCGGCGCCGGCATGGGCATGCCCTACTTCTCCACCGACACCACCGCCGCCCAGCGCGCCCTGGAGATCGACGCCGAGGCGCTGCTCATGGGCAAGAACGGCGTGGACGGGGTCTACGACTCCGACCCCAAGACCAACCCCGACGCCGTCAAGTTCGACGCGCTCGGCTACGGCGAGGTCATCACCCGGGACCTCAAGGTCGCCGACGCCACCGCCATCACGCTGTGCCGTGACAACAGGCTCCCGATCCTCGTCTTCGAGCTTCTCGCGGAGGGCAATATCGCCCGTGCCGTCAAGGGTGAGAAGATCGGCACGCTGGTGGGTGACCAGGACAGCCGGGACTGA